Proteins encoded within one genomic window of Acidovorax sp. 107:
- a CDS encoding DUF3309 family protein: MSLSLILLIVLILILVGALPTWGHSRSWGYGPSGGIGLVVLILVILLLMGRI; this comes from the coding sequence ATGTCACTCTCGCTGATTCTTCTGATCGTCCTGATCCTCATCCTGGTCGGCGCGCTGCCTACCTGGGGCCACAGCCGCTCGTGGGGCTATGGGCCCAGCGGCGGGATTGGGCTGGTGGTGCTGATCCTGGTGATCCTGCTGCTGATGGGCCGGATATGA